A genome region from Mycobacterium florentinum includes the following:
- the nrdI gene encoding class Ib ribonucleoside-diphosphate reductase assembly flavoprotein NrdI has protein sequence MDSTQRNLVYFSSVSENTHRFVQKLGVPATRIPLHGRIEVDEPYVLILPTYGGGKATPDINNGGYVPKQVIAFLNNEHNRSLIRGVIAAGNNNFGAEFAYAGNVVSRKCDVPYLYRFELMGTPDDVDAVRAGLEEFWKDQTCHQPSLQSL, from the coding sequence ATGGATAGCACGCAGCGCAACCTGGTCTATTTTTCGTCGGTGTCGGAGAACACCCACCGCTTCGTTCAGAAGCTGGGTGTTCCCGCCACGCGAATCCCGCTGCACGGCCGCATCGAGGTCGACGAACCGTACGTATTGATACTGCCCACGTACGGCGGCGGTAAGGCCACTCCGGACATCAACAACGGTGGCTATGTCCCCAAGCAGGTCATCGCCTTTTTGAACAACGAGCACAACAGGTCGTTGATCCGCGGCGTCATCGCCGCGGGCAACAACAACTTCGGTGCCGAATTCGCCTATGCGGGCAACGTGGTTTCCCGCAAATGCGACGTGCCCTACCTCTACCGCTTCGAACTGATGGGTACCCCGGACGACGTGGACGCCGTTCGCGCGGGCTTGGAAGAATTCTGGAAGGACCAGACGTGCCACCAACCGTCACTGCAGAGCCTGTAA
- a CDS encoding redoxin NrdH, with translation MSITVYTKPACVQCSATYKALDKQGLAYEKVDISLDTEARDYVMALGYLQAPVVVAGNDHWSGFRPDRIKALAGAALSA, from the coding sequence ATGAGCATCACCGTGTACACCAAGCCGGCATGTGTGCAGTGCAGCGCCACCTACAAGGCGCTCGACAAGCAGGGTCTGGCCTACGAGAAGGTCGACATCAGCTTGGACACCGAGGCGCGCGACTACGTGATGGCATTGGGCTATCTGCAGGCTCCCGTCGTGGTGGCAGGAAACGACCACTGGTCGGGCTTCCGTCCCGATCGCATCAAGGCGCTCGCTGGAGCCGCGCTCAGCGCCTGA
- the nrdE gene encoding class 1b ribonucleoside-diphosphate reductase subunit alpha, translating into MPPTVTAEPVTTGAHALPGETDYHALNAMLNLYDADGKIQFDKDREAAHQYFLQHVNQNTVFFHNQDEKLDYLIKENYYEREVLDQYSRNFVKTLLDRAYAKKFRFPTFLGAFKYYTSYTLKTFDGKRYLERFEDRVVMVALTLASGDTTLAEKLVDEIIDGRFQPATPTFLNSGKKQRGEPVSCFLLRIEDNMESIGRSINSALQLSKRGGGVALLLTNIREHGAPIKNIENQSSGVIPIMKLLEDSFSYANQLGARQGAGAVYLHAHHPDIYRFLDTKRENADEKIRIKTLSLGVVIPDITFELAKKNEDMYLFSPYDVERVYGVPFADISVTEKYYEMVDDARIRKTKIKAREFFQTLAELQFESGYPYIMFEDTVNRANPIEGKITHSNLCSEILQVSTPSVFNDDLSYAKVGKDISCNLGSLNIAKTMDSPDFAQTIEVAIRALTAVSDQTHIWSVPSIEQGNNDSHAIGLGQMNLHGYLARERILYGSEEGIDFTNMYFYTVLYHALRASNRIAIERGHAFGGFERSKYKSGEFFDKYTDQVWEPATERVRELFAEAGIRIPTQEDWQRLKESVQQHGIYNQNLQAVPPTGSISYINHSTSSIHPVASKIEIRKEGKIGRVYYPAPYLTNDNLEYYQDAYEIGYEKIIDTYAAATQHVDQGLSLTLFFKDTATTRDVNKAQIYAWRKGIKTLYYIRLRQMALEGTEVEGCVSCML; encoded by the coding sequence GTGCCACCAACCGTCACTGCAGAGCCTGTAACCACCGGAGCCCATGCGTTGCCGGGGGAGACCGACTACCACGCGCTCAACGCGATGCTGAATCTGTACGACGCCGACGGCAAGATTCAGTTCGACAAGGACCGCGAGGCCGCGCATCAGTACTTCCTGCAGCACGTCAACCAGAACACGGTCTTCTTCCACAATCAGGACGAGAAGCTCGACTACCTGATCAAGGAGAACTACTACGAGCGCGAAGTGCTCGACCAGTACAGCCGCAACTTCGTCAAGACGCTGCTGGATCGGGCCTACGCCAAGAAGTTCCGGTTCCCGACCTTCCTCGGGGCCTTCAAGTACTACACCTCGTACACGCTCAAGACGTTCGACGGCAAGCGCTACCTGGAACGGTTCGAGGACCGGGTGGTGATGGTCGCCCTGACGCTGGCCTCCGGTGACACCACCCTGGCCGAGAAGCTCGTCGACGAGATCATCGACGGCCGGTTCCAGCCGGCCACCCCGACGTTCTTGAACTCGGGGAAAAAGCAACGCGGTGAGCCAGTAAGCTGTTTCCTCCTTCGCATCGAGGACAACATGGAGTCGATCGGGCGCTCGATCAACTCGGCGCTGCAGCTGTCCAAGCGCGGCGGCGGAGTTGCGTTGCTGTTGACCAACATTCGCGAGCACGGCGCGCCGATCAAGAACATCGAGAACCAGTCCTCGGGTGTCATCCCGATCATGAAGCTGCTCGAGGACTCGTTCTCCTATGCCAACCAGCTGGGTGCGCGCCAGGGCGCGGGCGCGGTGTACCTGCACGCGCACCACCCCGACATCTACCGGTTCCTGGACACCAAGCGCGAGAACGCCGACGAGAAGATCCGGATCAAGACGCTGAGCCTCGGTGTGGTGATTCCCGACATCACCTTCGAGCTGGCCAAGAAGAACGAGGACATGTACCTGTTCTCGCCGTACGACGTCGAACGCGTCTACGGCGTGCCGTTCGCCGACATCTCGGTGACCGAGAAGTACTACGAGATGGTCGACGACGCGCGCATCCGCAAGACCAAGATCAAGGCGCGGGAGTTCTTCCAGACGCTGGCCGAGCTGCAGTTCGAGTCCGGCTACCCGTACATCATGTTCGAGGACACGGTGAACCGGGCCAACCCGATCGAGGGCAAGATCACCCACTCGAACCTGTGCTCGGAGATCCTGCAGGTCTCCACGCCGTCGGTGTTCAACGACGATTTGTCCTACGCCAAAGTGGGCAAGGACATTTCGTGCAACCTCGGGTCGCTGAACATCGCCAAGACGATGGACTCGCCGGACTTCGCCCAGACGATCGAGGTGGCGATCCGGGCGCTGACCGCGGTGAGCGACCAGACGCACATCTGGTCGGTGCCCTCAATCGAGCAGGGCAACAACGACTCTCACGCCATCGGCCTTGGGCAGATGAACCTGCACGGCTACCTGGCTCGCGAGCGGATTCTCTACGGCTCCGAAGAAGGTATCGACTTCACCAACATGTACTTCTACACCGTGCTGTATCACGCGCTGCGGGCATCGAATCGCATTGCGATCGAACGCGGTCACGCGTTCGGTGGCTTCGAGCGCTCGAAGTACAAGTCGGGCGAGTTCTTCGACAAGTACACCGATCAGGTGTGGGAGCCGGCCACCGAGCGGGTGCGGGAACTGTTCGCCGAGGCGGGGATTCGCATTCCGACGCAAGAGGATTGGCAGCGGCTCAAGGAGTCGGTGCAACAGCACGGCATCTACAACCAGAACCTGCAGGCCGTGCCGCCGACGGGGTCGATCTCCTACATCAACCACTCGACCAGCTCAATCCACCCGGTCGCGTCCAAGATCGAGATCCGCAAGGAAGGCAAGATCGGTCGGGTCTACTACCCGGCGCCGTATCTGACCAACGACAACCTGGAGTACTACCAGGATGCCTACGAGATCGGCTACGAGAAGATCATCGACACCTATGCCGCGGCCACCCAGCACGTGGACCAGGGGCTGAGCCTGACGTTGTTCTTCAAAGACACCGCCACCACCCGCGACGTCAACAAGGCGCAGATCTACGCCTGGCGCAAGGGAATTAAGACGCTGTACTACATCCGGCTGCGGCAGATGGCGCTGGAAGGAACCGAGGTCGAGGGCTGCGTGTCCTGCATGCTCTGA